The Flavobacteriales bacterium genome contains the following window.
TCCACGGCGGGCGCGGCCATGGGCTCGCTGGGTGCAGGGCTGCTGCGGGCGGCGAAGAGCGCGAGACCGCAGACAGCAATGGGGAACAAGGTGCTTGTGCGCATGGTGAAGAAGGGGTTGGTTGGGCGAGGGACGGGGAATTCCGCCTTCGTATCAAAGATGATCGTTTATTCCGGACCGATCCCGCGCTGACGCCGTGTGCTCCCGAACGAAGCCATGCAGCGGCGAAGTCCGTCACGCCAACAAGAGCCATGCTGCGGCAGCCAGCAGCACCAGCACCGAAACCGCGAGCAGGAAGCGCGCGGCGGCACGCTTCCACCGCGGTGTGTCGTTGTTGAAGAACCAAGGGTAGAACTGCTTCACGGCCCTGCAAGTTGGCCCTAAGAGCCTGTTTGGGATCCCTTCGAACTCGCTCTCCGGTCTCTTTTCCGCCCATGCTTCGCCGGAAAATAATCCCGTAGGCACCGCTACGCGATGATTTTCCGGATGCGCCTGAACGAAAAATAGCCTCCAGGCCCTTCGTTCAAGAGAGCCCAAACAGGCCCCAACGCCGAAGCCCTGGCAATACCAGGGCCCCGGTGTTGGGCACGACGCAACTCAGCTGTTCGCCTTCCGCTCGTGCGTGGGCTTGCCCAAGCGCTCGATCGGCTCGTGCACCTGTTCTTTCGTCTGGCCGAGCTTATTCTGCGGGCGGCCGACCAGTTCATCTTCCTTGCCCTCGGCGTAGAGCAGATCGTTGTCGGTGAGGTCGGCGTACTGCTGCTTCAGCTTGCCTTTGATCTCGTTCCAGTTGCCTTTGATCTTGTCCGTTGTAGCACTCATGGCTGTTGGGGTGTTTGGGGTTCGGGCTGTGTGGACCACGGGCGTGCCACGCGCGGAAAGTCGCGCCAGGCAGGGCATTCGTTCAACTTGGTGTTCCGAGGCGCGGGGTGGTGCGGCCTCGTTCGGGGGCGATCGCGCCACGCGATGGGACTGCACGCTACCTTCCCACCATGAGAACACTTCTCCTCCCCTTCCTCATCGTTGCCGCGGCGCTCAGCGCGCAAGTGGTGATCGCGCAAACCACGCAATGGACGGTGCCTGCGGGTGTCGATACCGCCACGTTCAGGCTGATCGGGGCGGGCGGCAGCGGTGGCACCAACGGCGGTGGTGGTGGTGGTGGCGGTGGTTACGCGCGACGCACCACTGCGGTGACGCCCGGCACAACGTACAGCATTGTGGTGGGCGCAGGTGGCAGCGGCACGGGCACCATCGTGGGCGGCTTGGGCATGTTCGCCGGGGCCGGTGGCAACGGCAGCAGCGTGCCCAGCCCCAACCTGGGCGGCGGCGGTGCTGGCGGCAACGGCGTGGGCGGTCAGGTGAACCGCACGGGCGGCACGGGCGGTGGTGGCTACTGGACCTACTTCGGTGGCGGCGGCGGCGGCGCGGCAGGGCCCACAAGCAACGGCGGCATTGGCGGCAACACGATCGTGTGGAACGGCAACAACTGCCTCACACCCGGTGGTGCTGGTGGCACCAGCGGTGGCGGCCCGTCCGGTACCGGGGGCAAGGGCGCGGGTTTCACCGATAACAATTGCACGGTGACCGACCCTGAGGGCAATGGCGACAACTACGGCGCGGGTGGCGGCGGTGGTAATGGCATCGGTTCGCCCGGCGGCACGGGCAGCGGCGGCGTG
Protein-coding sequences here:
- a CDS encoding CsbD family protein, whose translation is MSATTDKIKGNWNEIKGKLKQQYADLTDNDLLYAEGKEDELVGRPQNKLGQTKEQVHEPIERLGKPTHERKANS